A window of the Coprobacter fastidiosus genome harbors these coding sequences:
- a CDS encoding sodium ion-translocating decarboxylase subunit beta, translated as MENIDFFTLFQGFGTMAAGGWILAAARLFLIFLGFLLVYLGWKGILEPMVMIPMGLGMIAINCGTLFMPDGVLGNLFLDPMLSDTDDLMNMMQIDFLQPVYTLTFSNGLIACFVFMGIGTLLDVSFLLQKPFTSLFLALCAELGTFLTLPIASAFGLSFKESASVAMVGGADGPMVLFTSLMLAKHLFVPITVVAYLYLGLTYGGYPYLVKLMVPKRLRAIKMTTKKAPKNYDAKVKLAFAAILCAVLCFLFPVASPLFFSLFLGVAVRESGMKHIYDFVSGPLLYGSTFMLGLLLGVLCDAKLLLDPKILKLLVLGIAALLLSGIGGILGGYIMYFIKRGNYNPVIGIAAVSCVPTTAKVAQKIVSKENPDSFVLGDALGANISGVITSAIITGIYITIIPYL; from the coding sequence ATGGAAAATATTGATTTTTTTACTTTGTTCCAAGGATTTGGGACAATGGCTGCAGGAGGATGGATACTGGCTGCAGCACGATTATTTTTGATATTTCTCGGTTTTTTACTTGTCTATTTGGGTTGGAAAGGTATTCTCGAGCCTATGGTGATGATACCGATGGGATTGGGGATGATTGCAATTAATTGCGGTACTTTATTTATGCCTGACGGAGTTTTGGGTAATTTGTTTCTTGATCCGATGCTTTCGGATACGGATGATTTGATGAATATGATGCAAATAGATTTTCTGCAGCCGGTATATACTCTTACGTTCAGTAACGGGCTGATTGCTTGTTTTGTTTTCATGGGCATAGGAACTTTGTTGGATGTCAGTTTTCTACTTCAGAAACCGTTTACTAGTTTATTTTTGGCTTTGTGTGCAGAACTTGGAACATTTTTGACATTGCCTATAGCATCCGCTTTCGGGCTGTCTTTTAAAGAAAGTGCTTCTGTTGCAATGGTCGGCGGTGCAGACGGACCTATGGTTCTGTTTACCTCTTTGATGTTGGCGAAGCATCTTTTTGTCCCTATAACGGTAGTCGCTTATTTGTATTTGGGATTGACTTATGGCGGGTATCCTTATCTTGTGAAATTAATGGTCCCCAAGCGTTTGCGTGCTATTAAAATGACGACTAAAAAAGCCCCTAAAAATTATGATGCTAAAGTAAAACTTGCATTTGCTGCGATATTATGCGCTGTCTTATGTTTCTTGTTCCCGGTAGCTTCGCCTCTTTTCTTTTCATTGTTTTTAGGAGTTGCTGTACGTGAGTCGGGAATGAAGCATATCTATGATTTTGTCAGCGGACCTTTATTGTATGGCTCTACCTTCATGCTCGGTTTATTGTTGGGCGTTTTATGTGATGCGAAATTATTGCTTGATCCTAAAATATTAAAATTGCTGGTTTTGGGTATTGCGGCTTTGTTGTTGTCTGGTATCGGTGGCATTTTGGGCGGATATATAATGTACTTTATAAAGAGAGGTAATTATAATCCGGTGATAGGTATTGCAGCTGTGAGCTGTGTCCCTACTACAGCGAAAGTCGCACAGAAAATCGTCAGTAAAGAAAATCCCGATTCTTTTGTTTTAGGAGATGCATTGGGTGCAAATATTTCGGGAGTGATAACATCGGCTATCATTACGGGTATTTATATAACTATAATTCCTTATTTGTAG
- a CDS encoding head GIN domain-containing protein, with translation MKKLGFFFLLLLVCQSCIIICKGGKDKIVEKSNYEKVSGRGQIVEKEMTHSGFDKLSLFAPIKVKVLKGETYNVKVSGHENLVSLLNIEMKNKTLKIDTEKNYEFTDDVKVWIQIPVSLQKMDIGSLCQASIGEIIDRDKFELNASGVSRSNFEKLFAHDIDLNISGVSKVDITSLEAKKLSLSLSGVSEAKIDGKTVDLSLEMLGVSKGFLGKLETENLNCRMSGVSDCKVRVSQVLKADMSGVSKLNYWGTPSTLDVSASGKSYVKAIQ, from the coding sequence ATGAAAAAATTGGGATTCTTTTTCCTTCTGCTTTTGGTCTGCCAATCATGTATAATAATTTGTAAAGGAGGAAAAGATAAAATTGTGGAAAAATCTAATTATGAAAAGGTTTCGGGGAGAGGGCAGATTGTGGAGAAAGAGATGACTCATTCCGGTTTTGACAAACTGTCTTTATTTGCTCCGATAAAAGTAAAAGTTTTGAAAGGAGAAACCTATAATGTGAAGGTTTCAGGACATGAAAACTTGGTATCATTACTTAATATTGAGATGAAAAATAAAACCTTAAAGATTGATACAGAGAAAAATTATGAGTTTACCGATGATGTAAAAGTATGGATACAGATACCTGTGTCGTTGCAGAAAATGGATATCGGTAGCTTATGCCAGGCCTCTATCGGAGAAATCATCGATCGGGATAAATTTGAATTGAATGCCTCAGGTGTATCGAGGTCTAATTTCGAAAAACTTTTTGCTCATGATATCGATCTGAATATCAGTGGAGTTTCTAAAGTCGATATTACGTCTTTAGAAGCGAAAAAGCTTTCCTTGAGTTTGAGTGGAGTTTCCGAAGCCAAAATAGATGGAAAAACAGTCGATTTGTCTCTTGAAATGTTAGGCGTAAGTAAAGGTTTTTTAGGGAAATTAGAAACTGAGAATCTAAATTGTAGAATGTCGGGTGTTTCCGATTGTAAGGTGAGGGTATCTCAAGTATTGAAAGCCGATATGTCCGGTGTTTCTAAACTCAATTATTGGGGAACACCTTCTACATTAGATGTTAGTGCTTCCGGGAAATCTTATGTCAAAGCAATCCAATAG
- a CDS encoding Dps family protein: MKTLDYIQLDKQKVENVINGLQQLLADFQVYYTNLRGLHWNIKGHSFFVLHSKFEDMYNSAAETIDEIAERILMLGGTPQHQFSNYLQTANIKESGYIDNADKALNNIGETLKVLIAEERELLSLASETKDEVTVAMISDLLKGQEKMIWMLSAYAS; encoded by the coding sequence ATGAAAACTTTAGATTATATTCAATTAGACAAACAAAAAGTAGAAAATGTAATAAACGGATTGCAACAGTTACTGGCAGATTTTCAAGTTTATTATACAAACCTAAGAGGTCTTCACTGGAACATCAAAGGTCATTCTTTTTTTGTTTTACATAGCAAATTTGAAGATATGTATAATAGTGCCGCTGAAACAATTGATGAGATTGCAGAAAGAATATTGATGCTCGGCGGAACTCCTCAACATCAATTCAGCAATTATCTACAAACTGCAAACATTAAAGAATCTGGTTATATAGATAATGCTGATAAAGCACTCAACAATATTGGAGAAACGCTTAAAGTCCTCATTGCTGAAGAACGGGAATTGCTATCATTAGCATCCGAAACAAAAGATGAAGTGACAGTTGCCATGATAAGCGACTTACTCAAAGGCCAAGAGAAGATGATATGGATGTTAAGTGCTTACGCTTCGTAA
- a CDS encoding glycoside hydrolase family 2 protein: MTKEKIKAVRMLAICCVLTFLCPELHAQFKTKEAPIMTKWAKDVHIEKPHPEYPRPQMTRNEWMNLNGVWEFQRSADLNEKPPFGKKLTENILVPFPVESALSGIMEQLDKFWYRRTFEIPSKWKGKKILIHFGAVDYEAEVFINRKKIGLHKGGYLPFSFDITDAVTNGKNELIVRVYDPTDKGGQPRGKQDSIQKGIMYTPTSGIWQTVWLEPVSETHIEDIKIVPDIDKKEVEVTVLSNTKNAKVLVELKSGKFQGKTNSPIKIKIPNPKLWSPQNPYLYDINVSILGNDGKPTDKVNSYFGMRKISVGEINGVKRLFVNNEPVFMNGPLDQGFWPDGIYTAPTDEALRFDIEETIKMGFNFTRKHIKVEPARWYYWCDKLGLMVWQDAPSCNSYRGSHKDEPTPEIDKKAFETELTGMIDFLKNSPSVIMWVIFNEGQGQFDTERLVQVVKKQDPTRLVNDASGGKWSFSGDILDTHSYPAPSYPKPKVEDQEKAKGKVLVCGEFGGIGMKVPEHMWFEGKGSGYANVDTSEDLLFKYAELYNMIVKMREKNGLAAVVYTELTDIMTEINGLFTYDRIAKVDASKIAKINTFRFKMPNFKEIVPTSEKEAQIWKYKYGPRKGAWNKENFDDSDWKEGPGAFGNAAGKKGNTPWPVADGKIKDNKGRTITGICIRRKFIMPKLSQDEISRLMLRVMHDENFDVFINGILACNAGRANSDYEYFPIKPEALKALRIGKENLITVYCKDTGGGRFIDVGISLRDKME; this comes from the coding sequence ATGACTAAAGAGAAAATTAAAGCAGTAAGAATGCTGGCTATATGTTGCGTTCTTACGTTTCTTTGTCCAGAACTACATGCCCAGTTCAAAACCAAAGAAGCACCGATTATGACAAAATGGGCAAAAGATGTTCATATCGAAAAACCTCATCCGGAGTATCCTCGTCCACAAATGACTCGTAATGAATGGATGAACCTCAACGGAGTATGGGAATTTCAACGTTCTGCCGATTTAAACGAAAAGCCCCCTTTCGGTAAAAAACTCACAGAAAATATTTTAGTACCTTTCCCCGTCGAAAGCGCCCTTTCCGGAATCATGGAACAACTGGACAAATTCTGGTACAGACGTACATTTGAAATTCCATCCAAATGGAAAGGGAAAAAAATTCTGATTCATTTCGGTGCAGTCGATTATGAGGCAGAAGTATTTATCAACAGAAAGAAAATAGGGCTGCACAAAGGGGGATATCTACCTTTCAGTTTCGATATAACAGATGCCGTAACGAACGGAAAGAATGAACTCATAGTCCGTGTCTATGACCCGACGGATAAAGGGGGACAACCACGAGGGAAACAAGACAGTATTCAAAAAGGGATCATGTACACACCGACAAGCGGAATATGGCAAACCGTATGGCTTGAACCGGTCTCAGAAACTCATATCGAAGATATCAAAATCGTCCCCGATATAGATAAAAAAGAGGTCGAAGTTACCGTCTTGTCAAATACAAAAAATGCCAAAGTGCTTGTCGAACTCAAGTCTGGAAAATTTCAAGGGAAAACCAATAGTCCTATAAAGATCAAAATTCCGAATCCGAAACTTTGGTCTCCTCAAAATCCCTATCTATATGATATCAATGTATCGATATTAGGAAATGACGGCAAACCGACAGATAAGGTCAATAGCTATTTCGGTATGCGAAAAATCTCCGTAGGAGAAATAAACGGGGTAAAGCGTCTATTCGTAAATAATGAGCCTGTTTTTATGAATGGTCCTCTCGATCAAGGATTCTGGCCCGACGGTATTTATACCGCACCCACAGACGAAGCCCTTCGCTTCGACATAGAAGAAACGATTAAAATGGGATTCAATTTCACCCGCAAACACATCAAAGTAGAACCCGCCCGCTGGTACTACTGGTGCGACAAACTCGGACTGATGGTATGGCAAGATGCCCCCTCCTGCAATTCATATAGAGGCAGTCACAAAGATGAGCCCACTCCGGAAATCGACAAAAAGGCTTTTGAAACCGAACTTACAGGAATGATAGACTTCCTCAAAAATTCTCCATCTGTTATTATGTGGGTAATATTTAACGAAGGACAAGGACAATTCGATACCGAACGTCTTGTACAAGTCGTCAAAAAACAAGACCCTACCCGATTGGTCAATGATGCAAGCGGAGGAAAATGGTCTTTTTCAGGAGATATATTGGATACACACAGTTACCCTGCCCCTTCTTACCCCAAACCTAAAGTCGAGGATCAAGAAAAGGCTAAAGGGAAAGTACTCGTTTGCGGTGAATTCGGCGGTATAGGAATGAAAGTCCCGGAGCACATGTGGTTCGAAGGTAAAGGTAGCGGATATGCTAACGTAGATACATCGGAAGATCTTCTTTTCAAATACGCCGAACTTTATAACATGATTGTCAAAATGCGAGAAAAAAACGGTCTCGCTGCCGTAGTTTATACAGAACTTACCGATATAATGACCGAAATCAACGGATTATTCACGTATGACAGAATTGCTAAAGTCGATGCTTCTAAAATCGCGAAAATAAATACATTCCGGTTTAAAATGCCGAATTTTAAAGAAATAGTCCCGACATCGGAAAAAGAAGCCCAAATCTGGAAATATAAATACGGTCCGAGAAAAGGAGCTTGGAACAAAGAAAATTTCGATGATTCAGATTGGAAAGAAGGCCCGGGAGCATTCGGAAACGCCGCCGGAAAAAAGGGGAATACACCTTGGCCTGTCGCAGACGGCAAAATAAAAGATAATAAGGGCAGAACCATTACGGGAATTTGCATACGTCGCAAATTTATCATGCCCAAACTTTCTCAAGACGAAATATCCCGTCTTATGCTCAGAGTTATGCATGATGAAAATTTCGATGTATTTATCAACGGTATTCTTGCTTGTAATGCCGGAAGAGCAAACTCCGACTATGAATATTTTCCGATCAAGCCTGAGGCTTTAAAAGCTTTGAGAATCGGTAAAGAGAATCTTATTACCGTATATTGTAAAGATACCGGAGGCGGACGTTTTATCGATGTAGGTATATCTTTACGGGATAAGATGGAATAA
- a CDS encoding peroxiredoxin has protein sequence MENQVNVMPRIGEKAPSFEAVTTQGKINFPSDYAGKWIILFSHPADFTPVCTSEFMTFGKMSKEFEDLNCQLVGLSVDGLYSHIAWLRTIKDKIDYKGMKNIEIKFPLIEDITMNVAKLYGMIQPGESSTSAVRAVFFIDPQGTIRTIMYYPLSLGRNFDEIKRVLVGLQTADNFGVALPADWRPGDDVIVPTAGSCGVAKERMESHDKNLHCYDWFFCTKKLSKESVESKLGK, from the coding sequence ATGGAAAATCAAGTGAACGTAATGCCGAGAATCGGTGAAAAGGCTCCTTCTTTTGAAGCTGTAACTACTCAGGGTAAAATTAACTTCCCATCGGATTATGCCGGAAAATGGATTATATTGTTTAGTCATCCGGCAGATTTTACGCCGGTTTGTACTTCGGAATTTATGACATTCGGTAAAATGTCAAAAGAATTTGAGGATTTGAATTGCCAACTGGTCGGACTTTCTGTTGACGGTTTGTATAGCCATATTGCGTGGCTTCGTACTATCAAGGATAAAATCGATTATAAGGGAATGAAAAATATTGAAATTAAGTTCCCGCTTATCGAAGATATAACGATGAATGTGGCTAAACTTTATGGAATGATTCAGCCCGGTGAAAGCTCTACTTCTGCTGTCCGTGCAGTATTTTTTATCGATCCTCAAGGGACTATTCGTACGATTATGTATTACCCGTTGTCGTTAGGACGTAATTTCGATGAAATAAAGAGAGTTCTTGTCGGTTTACAGACAGCGGATAATTTTGGCGTCGCTCTTCCTGCAGACTGGCGTCCGGGAGATGATGTTATTGTTCCTACTGCGGGATCGTGTGGTGTCGCGAAAGAACGGATGGAGAGCCATGATAAAAACCTTCATTGTTATGATTGGTTTTTCTGTACAAAAAAACTTTCGAAAGAGAGTGTTGAAAGTAAGTTAGGTAAATAA
- the trxA gene encoding thioredoxin: MSVIHLSEKEFSEKVVNIETISSQWKYKGDKPALIDFFATWCGPCKALSPILEELAEEYKDRIYIYKIDVDKEEKLSEIFGIRTVPTLLFSPLKGDPYMTSGVIPKHELKKKIEEILLK; this comes from the coding sequence ATGTCGGTAATTCATCTGAGTGAGAAAGAATTCTCAGAAAAGGTAGTGAATATTGAAACTATTTCCTCGCAATGGAAATATAAAGGTGATAAACCTGCGTTAATAGATTTTTTTGCAACATGGTGCGGTCCGTGCAAGGCTTTGAGTCCTATTCTTGAAGAATTGGCTGAGGAATATAAGGATCGGATCTATATTTATAAGATAGATGTAGATAAAGAAGAAAAGTTATCCGAAATTTTTGGTATTCGAACTGTCCCGACTTTATTGTTCTCACCTTTAAAGGGTGACCCCTATATGACTTCGGGAGTAATTCCGAAACATGAACTGAAAAAGAAGATAGAAGAAATACTGTTGAAATAG
- a CDS encoding radical SAM protein, translating to MEEIEPNKNLRAKTITLYGGEPLMASNREIIEYIVIKGKSLGYNFDAVTNGYDLEYFLDLLGPESIKFLQITIDGEKEYHDKRRIHYKDGKSFDKIIANISKALKTGVSISVRANTDGRNISSMRNLKNYFYELGFYNYKTFSFYSALLCGEKSDVDKVKKNTQTSELNKKFEYLSREEFLLKQEQNDSDIWGQDYGVFTKIYRALKNSSKIQFHTIFCPSQTNSYILDPYGEIYSCWDTVGKRERCLGSYLDDIVWNEKERSLWHNRNIGTVADCAHCKYALFCGGGCMGKVLANGGSFESNFCDSYSLIFEKYVIQAYKKYRAEMH from the coding sequence ATGGAAGAAATCGAACCTAATAAGAATTTACGTGCTAAAACGATTACATTATACGGTGGTGAACCTTTGATGGCTTCAAATAGGGAGATTATAGAATATATTGTTATAAAAGGAAAGAGTTTAGGTTATAATTTTGATGCAGTAACTAATGGATATGATTTAGAATATTTTCTTGATTTGTTAGGTCCGGAATCGATTAAATTTCTACAAATTACGATAGATGGAGAAAAGGAATACCATGATAAACGTCGCATACATTATAAAGACGGAAAGTCATTTGATAAAATTATTGCAAATATTAGTAAAGCGTTAAAGACAGGTGTTTCTATTTCTGTCCGGGCAAATACGGACGGGAGAAATATTTCAAGTATGCGAAATCTGAAAAATTATTTTTATGAATTAGGTTTTTATAATTATAAAACATTTTCTTTTTATTCTGCATTGTTGTGTGGTGAAAAATCTGATGTTGATAAAGTGAAAAAAAATACTCAAACTTCTGAATTGAATAAAAAATTTGAATACTTAAGCCGTGAAGAATTTCTTTTAAAGCAGGAGCAGAATGATTCTGATATTTGGGGACAGGATTATGGTGTCTTTACGAAAATTTATCGGGCATTAAAAAATTCCTCAAAAATACAGTTCCATACGATATTTTGTCCTTCTCAAACCAATTCTTATATATTAGATCCCTATGGGGAAATTTATTCTTGTTGGGATACCGTAGGAAAGAGAGAGCGTTGTTTAGGCTCTTATTTAGATGATATAGTATGGAATGAAAAAGAACGGAGTTTATGGCATAATCGTAATATTGGGACTGTGGCAGATTGTGCTCATTGTAAATATGCTTTGTTTTGTGGTGGAGGTTGCATGGGTAAAGTCCTTGCTAATGGCGGAAGTTTTGAATCTAATTTTTGTGATAGTTATTCATTGATTTTTGAGAAATATGTTATTCAGGCATATAAAAAGTATAGGGCAGAAATGCACTAA
- a CDS encoding discoidin domain-containing protein — protein sequence MKKFFITLLILFCFIGCKESDLNRALSMAGDNADELKAVLNYYSHDPRDSLKYRAALFLIENMPGHYSLGGRYIDLYYDSVDSLLSFVTDKESLKQKIDSIAEYYKLSENTIRLEDVEHITANFLINNIERAFEVWPKGGYAEHLSFDQFCEYILPYRVGNEPIEFWRDSLKNKYNDIWAHGYHEGWRHSAFHACCEINNRLREEAGVYLLPPAFPIEKYSILARMFIGDCDSYGARATFAMRAKGVPVVKDFTPQWAYRDMGHSWNVVLCNNGRELSFGGVDVNPDVIHKPDAKMAKVYRTTFARNKESLASVCKGEPIPSNLKSPFYKDVTSQYLETSNIDVDIKVLPKENRQFMYLSLFNNKKWIPVCFAKIRFGDATFNSVGRDIVYLPSYYVDREMQPANYPFLLDSRGRIHYYEPDTLNVYNLRIYRKYPAEFRMVGVASHMIGGEFQAADNPEFKNAIVLHRIEENPYGLYVTIPLDSVLTKYRYWRHVSPIAGYGNIAELQFWGENGELLNPSGKIIGTDGTWGNDPKRSKESAFDNDPLTFFDSSKPDSAWVGLEFPKPVAVKKIVYLPRNDGNNVAIGDEYELFYYSIKGWKSLGRKKAKTHYVEFADVPRNAVLWLHNHTQGQEERIFTFDGKSTFWW from the coding sequence ATGAAAAAATTCTTTATTACTTTATTGATATTGTTCTGTTTTATTGGATGTAAAGAATCTGATCTTAATAGGGCTTTGTCTATGGCAGGAGATAATGCCGATGAATTGAAGGCTGTTTTGAACTATTATAGCCATGATCCAAGAGATAGTCTTAAATATCGGGCTGCATTGTTTTTGATAGAGAATATGCCGGGACATTATTCTTTAGGTGGTAGATATATTGATCTTTATTATGATTCGGTAGACTCACTGCTTTCATTTGTAACAGATAAAGAATCTCTAAAACAAAAAATAGATAGTATTGCTGAATATTATAAGTTATCGGAAAATACGATCCGACTTGAGGATGTGGAGCACATAACGGCAAATTTTCTTATTAATAATATAGAGCGGGCATTTGAAGTGTGGCCAAAAGGGGGATATGCAGAACATTTATCATTTGACCAATTTTGCGAATATATATTACCATATAGAGTTGGTAATGAACCTATCGAATTTTGGCGTGATTCTTTAAAAAATAAATATAACGATATATGGGCTCATGGGTATCATGAAGGATGGAGACATTCTGCTTTTCATGCTTGTTGTGAAATAAATAATCGATTAAGAGAAGAGGCTGGTGTATATCTTTTGCCACCTGCTTTTCCTATAGAGAAGTATTCAATCTTAGCTCGGATGTTTATTGGTGATTGTGATAGTTATGGAGCCCGAGCGACTTTTGCAATGCGAGCAAAAGGTGTACCTGTCGTAAAAGATTTTACACCGCAGTGGGCTTATCGGGATATGGGGCATTCGTGGAATGTCGTATTATGTAATAATGGTCGGGAATTGTCTTTTGGCGGTGTAGATGTTAATCCGGATGTTATTCATAAACCGGATGCAAAAATGGCAAAAGTATATAGGACAACTTTTGCCCGTAATAAAGAGTCTTTAGCTTCGGTTTGTAAAGGAGAGCCTATTCCTTCGAATTTAAAAAGCCCTTTTTATAAAGATGTAACTTCGCAATATCTTGAGACTTCTAATATTGATGTGGATATTAAAGTTTTGCCTAAAGAAAATCGTCAATTTATGTATTTGAGTCTTTTTAATAATAAAAAATGGATTCCTGTATGTTTTGCAAAGATAAGATTTGGTGATGCAACATTTAATTCAGTAGGACGGGATATTGTTTATTTGCCTTCTTATTATGTTGATAGGGAAATGCAACCAGCTAATTATCCTTTTTTACTTGATTCTCGAGGTAGAATACATTATTATGAACCTGATACGTTAAATGTTTATAATTTACGTATATATCGCAAATACCCTGCTGAATTTAGGATGGTTGGTGTTGCATCTCATATGATTGGTGGGGAGTTTCAAGCTGCTGATAATCCCGAGTTTAAGAATGCGATAGTATTACATCGAATTGAGGAAAACCCATATGGATTATATGTTACGATTCCTTTGGATTCTGTTCTTACAAAGTACCGCTATTGGAGACATGTCTCTCCTATTGCAGGATATGGGAATATTGCAGAATTACAATTTTGGGGGGAAAATGGAGAATTGCTGAATCCGTCGGGGAAAATAATAGGGACGGATGGTACGTGGGGAAATGATCCGAAACGATCGAAAGAATCGGCTTTTGATAATGATCCGTTGACTTTTTTTGATTCTTCTAAGCCTGATTCTGCTTGGGTAGGACTTGAATTTCCGAAACCTGTAGCAGTAAAGAAAATTGTCTATTTACCGAGAAATGATGGAAATAATGTGGCTATTGGAGATGAGTATGAGTTGTTTTACTATTCTATAAAAGGATGGAAGAGTTTAGGACGGAAAAAGGCTAAAACACATTATGTCGAATTTGCTGATGTCCCTCGAAATGCTGTATTATGGTTGCATAATCATACACAAGGTCAAGAGGAAAGAATTTTTACATTTGATGGAAAAAGTACTTTTTGGTGGTAG